A window of Clostridium botulinum BKT015925 contains these coding sequences:
- a CDS encoding superoxide dismutase family protein yields MFMYPNFENSNLDSSCGCNPYCGYDPCYRHCCCPSTCNTNAVAHVNGSPHHPNLKGVVYFFSVPCGTEVSVCIHGLPLYKPATATSQPVGPFGFHVHSVGCCDIGDPDNPFTCASGHWNPDNQPHGNHAGDFPVLFSNHGLCKMCFFTDRFKPKDVIGLSVIIHENPDDYRTQPSGNSGKRIACGLIERLC; encoded by the coding sequence ATGTTTATGTATCCTAACTTTGAAAATTCCAATTTAGATTCTAGTTGCGGGTGTAATCCTTATTGTGGGTATGATCCTTGTTATAGACATTGTTGCTGTCCATCTACATGTAATACAAATGCAGTAGCTCATGTAAATGGTAGCCCTCATCATCCCAATTTAAAAGGAGTTGTATATTTCTTTTCTGTACCATGTGGCACAGAAGTTTCAGTATGCATTCATGGACTCCCACTTTATAAACCTGCAACTGCGACTTCACAACCTGTAGGTCCTTTTGGTTTTCATGTTCACTCTGTAGGTTGTTGTGATATAGGTGACCCTGACAATCCTTTTACATGCGCAAGTGGTCACTGGAATCCAGACAATCAACCTCATGGTAACCACGCAGGGGATTTCCCTGTTTTATTCTCTAATCATGGACTATGTAAAATGTGCTTTTTTACAGATAGATTTAAACCTAAAGATGTTATCGGATTATCAGTAATTATCCACGAAAATCCTGATGACTATAGAACACAACCTTCCGGTAACTCCGGAAAAAGAATTGCTTGTGGACTAATTGAACGATTATGTTAG
- a CDS encoding DUF3656 domain-containing U32 family peptidase, protein MNKIELLAPAGTMESLYAAVQNGADAVYLGGAKFSARAYASNFDDENMIKAVEYCHLNDVKIYVTVNTSMKENEIKEALEYVEFLYKIGVDALIIQDTGLATLIKRNFPKFELHASTQMSIHNAEGAMFLKNLGFSRIVLARELKVKEIEYISKDLNIETEIFIHGALCVSYSGQCLMSSMIGGRSGNRGRCAQPCRLPYEIIDMKRKKKAKGYILSPKDVCTIDNIKEIIQSGTTSLKIEGRMKRPEYVAGVVSAYRKAIDKANVDIESERKKLLQLFNREGFSKAYLFGNVGRDMMSYRFPKNTGVLIGKVNRDLSIELKENIKLQDGIRFGGEGFTIFKIVKGSQNVEEAFVGDRVKLKPTKYKAGDLLYKTSDTNLLSLLAKSYEDIYGKKNSISLSVSFKVGEPLTLNTNYKQKEYKISGEVVQKAVNKPMDKEKLIKNLNKTGDTAFAFDKIEFTTFEEGFIPVSSINAVRRELIDSIINDIKTNDKRQFNNDLDLNLNIDDDKDVDLIGNSIITVTTTEQLKAALDYGFNNIAVEVSIRHCDIDLRKVDCENLYIKTSTIIKEEFESVSMFIEDNIDLIKGIITSNSGIINRFKEKVQIIGDYKLNIFNSYSLEFYKEILDVATLSLELNKKEIREITKKTKFPCAIMVYGKPELMVSEYCPIGSVFGGKDRKKSCSGECLKGDYILKDRMNAEMQVKTDKYCRSHIYNSTPINLISNLDEIKASNINIFRLEFLSEDYDETLNILKSFKNERFQGDFKNYTRGHFKRGVE, encoded by the coding sequence ATGAATAAAATCGAATTACTAGCTCCAGCAGGAACTATGGAAAGTCTTTATGCAGCAGTACAAAATGGTGCAGATGCAGTGTATCTTGGAGGAGCAAAGTTTTCTGCTAGGGCTTATGCTTCTAATTTTGATGATGAGAATATGATTAAAGCTGTAGAATATTGTCATTTAAATGATGTAAAGATTTATGTAACAGTAAATACTTCAATGAAAGAAAATGAAATTAAGGAAGCATTGGAGTATGTAGAGTTTTTATATAAAATAGGAGTAGATGCTTTAATAATTCAAGATACGGGGCTTGCAACTCTTATAAAGAGAAATTTCCCCAAATTTGAATTACATGCATCAACTCAAATGAGTATACATAATGCAGAAGGTGCAATGTTTCTTAAAAACTTAGGATTTTCAAGAATTGTTCTTGCAAGAGAACTAAAGGTGAAAGAAATAGAATACATATCAAAAGATTTAAACATAGAAACGGAAATCTTTATTCACGGAGCATTATGTGTGTCTTATTCAGGTCAATGTCTTATGAGTAGTATGATAGGTGGAAGAAGTGGAAATCGTGGACGTTGTGCACAACCATGTAGGCTTCCTTATGAAATTATAGACATGAAAAGGAAGAAAAAAGCAAAAGGATATATTTTAAGTCCTAAAGATGTTTGTACCATAGATAACATAAAAGAAATTATACAAAGTGGAACAACTTCTTTAAAGATAGAAGGTAGAATGAAAAGACCAGAATATGTAGCAGGGGTTGTTTCAGCATATAGAAAAGCAATAGATAAAGCTAATGTTGATATTGAAAGTGAAAGAAAAAAATTACTTCAATTATTTAATAGAGAAGGATTTTCTAAAGCATATTTATTTGGCAACGTAGGAAGAGATATGATGTCATATAGATTTCCTAAAAATACTGGAGTATTAATAGGAAAAGTAAATAGAGATTTATCAATTGAATTAAAAGAGAATATAAAACTTCAAGATGGAATTAGATTTGGGGGAGAAGGATTTACTATTTTTAAAATAGTAAAAGGTTCACAAAATGTAGAGGAAGCTTTTGTGGGAGATAGAGTAAAGCTAAAGCCTACTAAATATAAGGCGGGGGATTTATTATATAAAACTTCAGATACTAATCTTTTAAGTTTATTAGCTAAGTCTTATGAAGATATATATGGAAAGAAAAATTCTATAAGTTTATCTGTTAGTTTTAAAGTAGGGGAGCCGTTAACTTTAAATACTAATTATAAACAAAAAGAATATAAAATTTCAGGAGAAGTAGTTCAAAAAGCTGTAAATAAGCCAATGGATAAAGAAAAGTTAATTAAAAACTTAAATAAGACAGGAGATACAGCTTTTGCTTTTGATAAAATTGAGTTTACAACTTTTGAAGAAGGATTTATACCTGTATCTTCAATAAATGCAGTTCGTAGAGAATTAATAGATAGTATTATTAATGATATAAAAACTAATGATAAAAGACAATTTAACAATGATTTAGATTTAAACTTAAATATAGATGATGATAAAGATGTAGATTTAATTGGGAACTCAATAATTACTGTTACAACAACTGAACAATTAAAAGCAGCACTGGATTATGGCTTTAATAATATTGCTGTTGAAGTATCTATTAGACATTGTGATATAGATTTAAGAAAAGTAGACTGTGAAAATTTATATATAAAAACATCAACTATAATCAAAGAAGAATTTGAAAGCGTGAGCATGTTTATAGAAGATAATATAGATTTAATAAAAGGAATAATAACATCTAACTCAGGAATAATAAATAGATTTAAAGAAAAAGTTCAAATAATAGGTGATTATAAATTAAATATTTTTAATAGTTATAGTTTGGAATTTTACAAGGAAATTTTAGATGTTGCAACATTAAGTTTAGAACTAAATAAGAAGGAAATAAGGGAAATAACTAAGAAGACTAAATTCCCATGTGCTATTATGGTATATGGTAAACCAGAACTTATGGTTAGTGAATACTGTCCAATAGGAAGTGTATTTGGTGGTAAAGATAGAAAAAAATCTTGCAGTGGAGAATGTTTAAAAGGAGATTATATATTAAAAGATAGAATGAATGCTGAAATGCAAGTAAAGACAGATAAATATTGTAGAAGTCATATATATAATTCTACTCCTATTAATTTAATATCTAATTTAGATGAGATTAAAGCTTCTAATATTAATATATTTAGATTAGAATTTTTAAGTGAAGATTATGATGAAACTTTGAATATACTTAAGAGTTTCAAAAATGAAAGATTTCAAGGAGATTTTAAGAATTATACCAGAGGACATTTTAAAAGAGGTGTAGAATAA
- a CDS encoding endonuclease MutS2: MNHKALRVLEFDKIKEELKKYTQTSASKDLIDELQPYKNAYEVREHLMETKEAFEISIKKGDAPFQGLYDAREGISKAQRKFTLLPVQLLRIANLLKCSRRFKAYVKSDDENEKYTVLESITEGIVPLSGLEEEIFKCIIGEDELSDRASTTLFNIRRSLKDKTSSIKSRVNSLIRTYSQHLQENIYTVRGERYVLPVKVEHKGAVPGLVHDQSSSGATLFIEPMSLVDLNNEIKELRLKERDEIERILTVLSGKVYDNIDVIKVNADILWELDFIFAKAKYAAKLDAICPTISEDGHFNIIRAKHPLIDTKKVVENNIYLREGITSLVITGPNTGGKTVTLKTVGLMHIMAMSGLMITAAQGSTISFFKEVFADIGDEQSIEQSLSTFSSHMTNIVNIIDNADENSLVLFDELGAGTDPTEGAALAVSILENLRERNTKVIATTHYSELKAYALKVDRVENASVEFDVETLRPTYRLLIGVPGKSNAFEISKRLGLPDYIIEDAKKGIDEETLKFEDLIQSLQHKNIKAQEHAREAEGAREEAVKLKEKYENKLDKFKDIREKAILNAQKEAKEIIKEAKEESDKILKDIRELERMGYSSDVRKLLEENRKKLKEKLEKTEEKLNKPKEIGEPIDKVAEGDEVYLPKFDTKVMVLTNPDSKGDVQVQAGIMKIKVNIKDLRKTKETKIEKRQRKKREVSLNLKSVASSVDLRGMDSQEAVYTADKYLDDACMGGLSEVTIIHGKGTGILRNSINDMLKRHPHVKSYRLGNYGEGGNGVTVVELK, from the coding sequence ATGAATCATAAAGCTTTAAGGGTTTTAGAGTTTGATAAAATAAAAGAAGAATTAAAGAAATATACTCAAACATCAGCGTCAAAAGACTTAATTGATGAACTTCAACCATATAAAAATGCATATGAAGTACGTGAACATTTAATGGAGACAAAAGAAGCATTTGAGATATCTATAAAAAAGGGAGATGCTCCTTTTCAAGGATTATATGATGCAAGAGAAGGAATATCAAAGGCGCAAAGAAAATTTACTCTTCTTCCAGTACAACTTCTTAGAATTGCAAATTTATTAAAATGCTCAAGAAGATTTAAAGCATATGTTAAAAGTGATGATGAGAATGAGAAATATACAGTATTAGAAAGCATTACAGAAGGAATTGTACCATTAAGTGGACTAGAAGAAGAAATATTTAAATGCATAATTGGAGAAGATGAACTTTCAGATAGAGCAAGTACTACTCTTTTTAATATAAGAAGATCATTGAAGGATAAAACAAGTTCTATAAAGTCTAGGGTTAACTCTCTTATTAGAACATATTCTCAGCATTTACAAGAAAATATATATACAGTGAGAGGCGAAAGATACGTACTTCCAGTAAAGGTTGAACATAAGGGTGCTGTTCCAGGACTTGTACATGACCAAAGTTCATCAGGAGCAACCTTATTTATAGAGCCTATGAGTCTTGTTGATTTGAATAATGAAATAAAGGAATTAAGACTTAAAGAAAGAGATGAAATAGAGAGGATACTTACAGTTCTTTCAGGAAAAGTATACGATAATATAGATGTTATTAAAGTTAATGCAGATATACTTTGGGAGCTTGATTTTATATTTGCTAAAGCAAAGTATGCTGCGAAATTGGATGCTATTTGTCCTACTATAAGTGAGGATGGTCACTTTAATATAATAAGAGCAAAGCATCCGCTTATAGATACAAAGAAAGTAGTTGAAAATAATATATATTTAAGAGAAGGTATAACATCTCTTGTAATTACAGGACCTAATACAGGTGGTAAAACAGTTACTTTAAAAACTGTAGGACTTATGCATATAATGGCAATGAGTGGCCTTATGATTACAGCAGCACAAGGGTCAACTATAAGTTTTTTCAAAGAGGTTTTTGCAGACATTGGTGATGAACAAAGTATAGAACAAAGTTTATCGACATTTTCGTCTCACATGACTAATATAGTGAATATTATAGATAATGCAGATGAAAATTCTTTAGTTTTATTTGATGAACTTGGAGCAGGAACTGATCCTACAGAAGGAGCTGCACTTGCTGTGTCTATACTTGAAAACTTAAGAGAAAGAAATACAAAAGTAATAGCTACAACTCATTATAGTGAACTTAAAGCATATGCACTAAAAGTAGATAGAGTTGAAAATGCATCTGTAGAATTTGATGTTGAAACATTAAGACCTACATATAGACTTCTAATAGGAGTTCCGGGAAAATCTAACGCTTTTGAAATATCTAAAAGGCTCGGTCTTCCAGATTATATAATAGAAGATGCAAAAAAAGGTATTGATGAGGAAACTCTTAAATTTGAGGACTTAATACAATCTCTTCAACACAAAAACATTAAAGCACAAGAACATGCAAGGGAAGCTGAGGGTGCAAGAGAAGAAGCTGTTAAACTTAAAGAAAAATATGAAAATAAACTAGATAAGTTTAAGGATATAAGAGAAAAAGCAATTTTAAATGCTCAAAAGGAAGCTAAAGAAATTATTAAAGAAGCTAAAGAAGAATCAGATAAAATTTTAAAAGATATAAGAGAACTTGAAAGAATGGGTTATTCTTCAGATGTCCGTAAACTTTTAGAGGAAAATAGAAAAAAATTAAAAGAAAAATTAGAAAAAACGGAAGAAAAGTTAAACAAACCAAAGGAAATTGGTGAACCCATTGATAAAGTGGCTGAAGGTGATGAGGTTTATCTTCCTAAATTTGATACAAAAGTTATGGTGCTTACAAATCCTGATAGCAAGGGTGATGTTCAAGTACAAGCAGGAATTATGAAAATAAAAGTAAATATAAAAGATTTAAGAAAAACAAAAGAGACAAAAATTGAGAAGAGACAAAGAAAGAAGAGAGAAGTTAGCTTAAACTTAAAATCTGTAGCTTCATCAGTTGATTTAAGAGGAATGGATTCACAGGAAGCAGTATATACTGCTGATAAATATTTAGATGATGCTTGTATGGGTGGACTTTCTGAAGTTACTATAATACATGGTAAGGGAACAGGAATACTAAGAAATTCTATAAATGATATGTTAAAAAGACATCCTCATGTAAAAAGTTATAGACTTGGAAATTATGGTGAAGGTGGAAATGGAGTTACTGTAGTAGAACTCAAATAG
- a CDS encoding DUF523 domain-containing protein, with protein sequence MIVISACLCGIDCKYSGGNNLHPKALEFLKEGKAILVCPEQMGGLTTPRTPCEIMGGDGEDVLNGEAKVISKEGKDCTKEFLKGAYEALKVAKEVNAKKVIFKSKSPSCGFGKIYDGSFSGNKIDGNGVTSALFLKNGIKIVTEEEL encoded by the coding sequence ATGATAGTTATAAGTGCTTGTCTATGTGGAATTGATTGCAAATATAGTGGGGGAAATAATTTACATCCTAAGGCTTTAGAATTTTTAAAAGAAGGTAAAGCAATACTAGTTTGTCCAGAACAAATGGGAGGACTTACAACCCCTAGAACTCCATGTGAGATAATGGGCGGAGATGGAGAAGACGTATTAAATGGAGAAGCTAAAGTTATAAGCAAGGAAGGAAAAGATTGTACCAAAGAATTTTTAAAGGGTGCTTATGAGGCTTTAAAAGTTGCAAAAGAAGTAAATGCTAAAAAAGTAATTTTTAAATCTAAAAGCCCTTCTTGTGGATTTGGGAAGATATATGATGGAAGCTTTAGCGGGAATAAAATAGATGGAAATGGTGTTACATCAGCACTGTTTCTTAAAAATGGTATAAAGATAGTTACGGAAGAAGAATTATAA
- a CDS encoding ATP-binding cassette domain-containing protein, protein MKETVIEINDLTKDIKGDVILNNINLNIKKNKIYGIIGHNGCGKSMLFKAICGLIKPTKGNIFVNEKEIGKDTSFPENVGVLIEDPGFIPNYTAVKNLKLLADIQGKIGEKEIKDSLIKVGLDPNNKKGVKKYSLGMKQKLGIAQAIMEDPSILILDEPMNGLDFDSVKNIRNLILDLKNKGKTILLTSHNKEDIDILCDELFKMDKGTLQTA, encoded by the coding sequence TTGAAAGAAACAGTTATAGAAATCAATGATTTAACAAAAGACATCAAAGGTGATGTTATACTAAATAATATTAATTTGAATATTAAAAAAAATAAAATCTATGGAATCATAGGCCATAATGGCTGCGGTAAAAGTATGCTATTTAAAGCTATTTGTGGACTAATAAAACCAACTAAAGGTAATATTTTTGTAAATGAAAAAGAAATAGGCAAAGATACTAGCTTTCCAGAGAATGTGGGTGTCTTAATAGAAGACCCTGGATTTATCCCTAATTATACTGCTGTTAAAAATTTAAAATTATTAGCAGATATCCAAGGTAAAATAGGCGAAAAAGAAATTAAGGATTCACTAATAAAAGTGGGTCTGGATCCTAATAATAAAAAAGGAGTAAAAAAATATTCCTTAGGTATGAAACAAAAACTTGGAATAGCTCAAGCCATAATGGAAGACCCATCTATACTTATATTAGATGAACCTATGAATGGACTGGATTTTGACAGTGTAAAAAATATTAGAAATTTAATTTTAGACTTAAAAAATAAAGGCAAAACCATATTACTTACTAGTCACAATAAAGAAGACATTGATATATTATGTGATGAGCTTTTTAAAATGGACAAAGGCACCCTTCAAACTGCATAG
- a CDS encoding membrane protein encodes MMLKNCIKKDLCSLINLKIILITISCFFIISMYSYSMLNTGSISKANLNIFDLFLINFLGPCNNTIMDFLKWFLPIILFMFFIGNFFYKEWQGRYLYSLIRTKSLSQWLLSKIISISIFSFLYCITFYIVTLLVGLLTKLKIENCISKFASENILLNGTSSWSVYKITMSMFILLFLGLIVLSLILLNFSLFNNESIYGYLFICLIVSEPLINNIIPNSIIPWLLGEQLIFFKHSIINLALNNFTVQWSICYLLILGLLSIYLSFITLKKKDFR; translated from the coding sequence ATGATGCTTAAAAATTGTATAAAAAAAGATTTATGTTCATTAATAAATTTAAAAATAATTTTAATAACTATTTCTTGTTTTTTCATTATATCAATGTATTCATATTCTATGTTGAATACAGGAAGTATATCCAAGGCAAACCTTAATATATTTGACCTTTTTTTAATAAATTTTTTAGGACCTTGTAATAATACCATTATGGATTTTTTAAAATGGTTTTTACCTATTATTTTATTCATGTTTTTTATAGGAAACTTTTTTTATAAAGAATGGCAAGGAAGATACTTATATTCTTTAATTAGAACTAAATCATTATCTCAATGGTTACTTAGTAAAATAATATCTATATCAATATTTTCATTTTTATATTGTATAACTTTTTATATAGTGACATTACTAGTAGGACTTTTAACTAAACTTAAAATAGAAAATTGCATAAGTAAATTTGCAAGTGAAAATATACTTTTAAATGGTACGAGCTCCTGGTCTGTGTATAAAATAACAATGTCTATGTTTATATTATTGTTTTTAGGATTAATAGTATTATCATTAATCCTTCTTAATTTTAGCCTATTTAATAACGAATCAATTTATGGTTATTTGTTCATATGCCTGATTGTGTCAGAACCACTTATTAACAATATTATTCCTAATTCTATAATTCCTTGGCTACTTGGAGAACAGCTCATTTTCTTTAAGCATTCAATTATAAACTTAGCTTTGAATAATTTTACAGTGCAGTGGTCTATTTGTTATTTATTAATCCTTGGACTATTGAGCATTTATTTATCTTTTATAACTTTAAAGAAAAAAGATTTTAGATAA
- a CDS encoding membrane protein produces the protein MFKLLKLELKRSLINRSFLICIILGIICCFIRSSEWLQHTNSYCYVELWTRGQGYFSIFFPLLASIPYAYTLSVERKNHFLKCVYTRADKSNYLIAKGIANGITGGLVIFISSLILFLVLKHIFLSPSQVSNRVVLISKDPFSYLIKSNPNIYILIFCLWGFLHGFIWATFSYAISLIATNIFIVLIIPFLYHIINSFLFQLLGFSLISSTEAFAPYVLHSFAFIRILIPSIIVISISAIILYYYTLIKEDCYD, from the coding sequence ATGTTCAAACTTTTAAAATTAGAATTAAAAAGATCCCTTATTAATAGAAGCTTTTTAATTTGTATTATCCTAGGAATCATTTGCTGTTTTATTCGGTCATCAGAATGGCTACAACATACTAATAGCTACTGTTACGTAGAACTGTGGACAAGAGGTCAAGGATACTTTTCAATATTTTTTCCACTATTAGCATCTATTCCTTATGCATATACTTTATCAGTAGAACGAAAAAACCATTTTTTAAAATGTGTATATACACGAGCTGACAAAAGTAATTATTTAATTGCTAAAGGTATTGCCAATGGAATTACTGGCGGTCTAGTTATTTTTATATCTTCATTAATATTATTTTTAGTATTAAAACATATTTTTCTATCTCCCTCACAGGTAAGTAATCGTGTAGTTCTAATATCAAAAGATCCTTTTTCTTATCTTATAAAAAGCAATCCTAATATTTATATATTAATTTTCTGTCTTTGGGGATTTTTGCATGGATTTATCTGGGCTACATTTTCATATGCAATTTCATTAATTGCAACTAATATTTTTATTGTTTTAATAATACCATTTTTATATCACATAATAAATAGTTTTTTATTTCAACTACTAGGTTTTTCTCTTATATCATCTACTGAAGCATTTGCACCATATGTACTTCATAGCTTTGCTTTTATTAGGATACTTATACCATCTATTATAGTTATTTCAATTAGTGCTATAATATTATATTACTATACTTTGATAAAGGAAGATTGCTATGACTAA
- a CDS encoding 50S ribosomal protein L25 — protein MEVLKAEERIKNSVHSARRERKKGMVPGVLYGAGMQNLLFEVGELELNKEILKHGEHGGINVDINNRKHQAIVKEVQKDPVTKKIIHVDLQEVNNEEVVQTEIPIVFKGGELISKRGDTIQKEKSNIKVKGKYDDIPSCINIDLSRMSAGDVCRINDVEMSSEITCLDDMDTILAVVMGRADNRPDTDELEAISEESVPEE, from the coding sequence ATGGAAGTGTTAAAGGCTGAAGAGAGAATCAAAAATTCTGTGCATTCTGCTAGACGTGAGAGAAAAAAAGGAATGGTTCCAGGAGTGCTTTATGGAGCTGGAATGCAAAATCTATTATTCGAAGTAGGAGAACTTGAGCTAAATAAGGAAATTTTAAAGCATGGTGAGCATGGAGGAATTAATGTAGACATTAATAATAGAAAGCATCAAGCCATAGTAAAAGAAGTGCAAAAAGATCCAGTAACAAAAAAAATAATTCATGTAGATTTACAAGAAGTAAATAATGAAGAAGTAGTTCAAACAGAAATTCCTATAGTATTTAAAGGCGGAGAATTGATATCTAAAAGAGGAGATACTATTCAAAAAGAAAAGTCTAACATAAAAGTTAAAGGGAAATACGATGATATACCTAGCTGCATTAATATAGATCTTTCTAGAATGAGTGCAGGAGATGTTTGTAGAATAAATGATGTAGAAATGTCAAGTGAAATTACATGTTTAGATGATATGGATACTATTTTAGCTGTTGTTATGGGTAGAGCGGATAATAGACCTGATACAGATGAACTTGAAGCAATTTCAGAAGAGTCAGTACCAGAAGAATAA
- a CDS encoding phospho-sugar mutase, whose translation MNYLEKYNEWLESRFIDEETKKELKNIEDEKELEDRFYKNLNFGTGGLRGVIGAGSNRMNMYTVTKATQGLAEYLLNKYKDEAISVSIAYDSRIKSQEFATSAALTLCGNGIKVNLFESLRPTPMLSYTVKHLKSKAGIVITASHNPKQYNGYKVYGDDGGQVTDKKAKEIITYVEKIQDFSKVKSMSLNDAKAKGLLNIIGEEIDNDYIESVKKLTIREGLVSKDAKKLKIIYTPIHGSGNVPVRRVLRELGYEKVFVVKEQELPDGTFPTAEYPNPEVPAVFDIALNMAKDIRPDIIFGTDPDCDRIGAIVKDNNGKYEVLTGNMMGVLLTEYILSSLKEKNKMPINPVVIKTIVTTEMIKPIAKKFNVEVIDVLTGFKYIGEKIKEFENDKNKNYVFGFEESYGYLAGTFVRDKDAVIAAMIICEMALYYKTKGMSLYDALMTLYNKYGFYRERLVSVNLEGIEGQKKINNTLDKLRNIDNLKINEVNIIKKYDYENSIVKDILTGREEKISLPKSNVLKFVLEDNSYFVVRPSGTEPKMKIYMAIIGKSLEDAENKMDKFKENVMNLVDETMKNR comes from the coding sequence GTGAATTATTTAGAAAAGTATAATGAGTGGCTTGAGTCTAGATTTATTGATGAAGAAACTAAAAAAGAATTAAAAAATATAGAGGATGAAAAGGAATTAGAGGATAGATTTTATAAAAATTTAAATTTTGGTACAGGTGGACTTAGAGGGGTTATTGGAGCAGGTTCAAATAGAATGAATATGTATACTGTTACAAAAGCTACACAGGGACTTGCTGAGTATTTATTAAACAAATATAAAGATGAAGCTATTTCTGTAAGCATTGCATATGACTCACGAATAAAATCACAAGAATTTGCAACTTCGGCAGCTTTAACTTTATGTGGTAATGGAATTAAAGTTAATCTTTTTGAATCTTTAAGACCAACACCTATGCTATCATATACTGTAAAACACTTAAAATCTAAAGCTGGAATAGTTATAACAGCATCACATAATCCCAAACAGTATAATGGGTACAAAGTATATGGAGATGATGGTGGACAAGTGACAGATAAAAAAGCTAAGGAAATTATAACTTATGTTGAAAAGATACAGGATTTCTCAAAAGTAAAATCTATGTCATTGAATGATGCAAAAGCTAAAGGATTACTCAATATAATAGGAGAAGAAATTGATAATGATTATATTGAAAGTGTAAAGAAGTTAACAATTAGAGAAGGTCTTGTATCAAAAGATGCAAAAAAATTAAAAATTATATATACTCCAATTCATGGTAGTGGCAATGTCCCTGTAAGAAGAGTTTTAAGAGAACTTGGATATGAAAAAGTGTTTGTTGTAAAAGAACAAGAACTTCCAGATGGAACATTTCCAACAGCAGAATATCCTAATCCAGAAGTTCCAGCGGTTTTTGATATAGCTTTAAATATGGCAAAGGACATAAGACCAGATATAATATTTGGAACGGATCCTGATTGTGATAGAATAGGAGCAATTGTAAAAGATAATAATGGAAAATATGAAGTGTTAACAGGTAATATGATGGGGGTTTTACTTACAGAGTATATATTATCTTCACTAAAAGAAAAAAATAAGATGCCTATTAACCCTGTAGTGATTAAAACTATAGTTACAACAGAAATGATAAAGCCTATTGCTAAAAAATTTAATGTAGAAGTTATAGATGTTTTAACCGGATTTAAATATATAGGAGAAAAGATAAAAGAATTTGAAAATGACAAAAATAAAAATTATGTATTTGGCTTTGAAGAAAGCTACGGATATTTAGCGGGTACTTTTGTAAGGGATAAAGATGCTGTTATTGCAGCTATGATAATATGTGAAATGGCGTTGTATTATAAAACAAAAGGAATGAGTCTTTATGATGCTCTTATGACTTTATATAATAAATATGGATTTTACAGAGAAAGATTAGTGTCTGTAAATCTAGAAGGTATAGAGGGTCAAAAAAAGATAAACAATACTTTAGATAAATTAAGAAATATAGATAACCTAAAAATAAATGAAGTTAATATTATAAAGAAATATGATTATGAAAATAGTATAGTAAAGGACATTTTAACAGGTAGAGAAGAAAAGATATCTCTTCCTAAATCTAATGTACTTAAATTTGTATTAGAAGATAATTCGTATTTTGTAGTTAGACCATCAGGAACAGAGCCTAAGATGAAGATATATATGGCTATTATAGGAAAAAGCTTAGAAGATGCAGAGAATAAAATGGACAAATTCAAAGAAAATGTTATGAATTTAGTTGATGAAACTATGAAAAATAGGTAA